Proteins encoded by one window of Abyssisolibacter fermentans:
- a CDS encoding ATP-binding protein, with protein MFKSIRWKFTTIYFLLVFIAMLIVGVFIIKQFEKLQIDQTTKTMSGYVDRLANTSPAIKSEKWEENIDQNTFNNWPLPINYRIYIIENGEYPKIVGTNPWDNSLIGKNVFEFKEIYSPYILEALNNKQMGDIPPVTQKESSRENHFTYPVSNEDGEVIGIIYVACELTDIDDMLNKSKLIFIRGTIIALLITIFLGFLIAKSVTVPINDVTIKAKQMAKGNFDQRVDVKSNDEIGQLAMMFNTLTAKLKNTLAEIYREKSKMDTIFNYMADGIIACDIDGNILHANPIALDILKTSFDALIDVDYDYTISTLDNKLTLEYMKKNNSWKGNELINIGNSSYLAKYAPFKSDNEEIGGVIVVFQDVTEQQKLEKMRREFVANVSHELKTPITTIKSYTETIIDGAIDEKELSLRFLDIVNSECDRMTRIVRDLLQLSNMDYKHIKWKFMNISVKSLLDTAIMKLKIAAEEKQQTINLSIEQNIPNIYADKDGIEQVVLNILSNAIKYTPKQGEISIKAFQNMNNIYITIKDNGIGIPKEDLNRIFERFYRVDKARSREMGGTGLGLAIAKQIIQAHKGTIEIDSEYNKGTEVKIILLVEENTAQ; from the coding sequence ATGTTTAAAAGCATAAGATGGAAATTTACAACAATATATTTCTTGTTGGTTTTTATAGCTATGCTTATTGTAGGTGTATTTATAATTAAACAATTTGAAAAGCTACAAATAGACCAGACTACTAAAACAATGAGTGGGTATGTAGACAGACTTGCAAACACATCACCAGCAATCAAATCTGAAAAATGGGAAGAAAATATAGATCAGAATACATTTAATAATTGGCCATTACCAATTAATTATAGAATCTATATTATAGAAAATGGTGAATATCCTAAAATTGTAGGAACTAATCCATGGGATAATAGTCTCATTGGTAAAAATGTTTTTGAATTTAAAGAGATTTACTCTCCTTATATATTGGAAGCGTTAAATAATAAACAAATGGGGGATATTCCCCCAGTAACCCAAAAAGAAAGTTCTAGAGAAAATCATTTTACATATCCTGTATCAAACGAGGATGGAGAGGTAATAGGAATTATATATGTAGCCTGTGAATTAACTGACATTGATGATATGTTAAATAAATCAAAGCTGATTTTTATTAGAGGAACGATAATAGCTTTATTGATAACAATTTTCTTAGGATTTTTAATTGCTAAGAGTGTAACAGTGCCGATAAATGATGTAACAATTAAAGCCAAACAAATGGCAAAAGGAAATTTCGATCAAAGAGTTGACGTTAAGTCAAATGATGAGATAGGTCAACTAGCTATGATGTTTAATACATTAACTGCAAAGTTAAAAAATACATTGGCAGAAATATATAGAGAAAAAAGCAAAATGGATACAATATTTAATTATATGGCTGACGGAATAATAGCTTGTGATATAGATGGCAATATACTTCATGCTAACCCAATTGCCTTAGATATATTAAAAACAAGTTTTGACGCATTAATAGATGTTGACTATGATTATACTATATCTACACTGGATAATAAATTGACACTAGAATATATGAAAAAAAATAATAGCTGGAAAGGCAATGAATTAATAAATATAGGTAATTCATCCTATTTAGCTAAATATGCTCCGTTTAAGAGTGATAATGAAGAAATTGGAGGAGTTATAGTAGTATTTCAAGATGTAACAGAGCAACAAAAACTTGAAAAGATGAGAAGAGAATTTGTTGCTAATGTTTCACATGAGCTTAAGACACCAATTACAACTATAAAAAGTTATACTGAAACAATAATAGATGGAGCAATAGACGAAAAAGAACTTTCATTAAGATTTCTAGATATAGTAAACAGTGAATGTGATAGAATGACTAGGATAGTTAGAGATTTGTTACAATTATCAAATATGGATTATAAACATATAAAATGGAAATTCATGAACATATCTGTTAAAAGCTTATTAGATACAGCAATAATGAAGCTTAAAATAGCAGCAGAAGAAAAACAGCAGACAATTAATTTGAGTATAGAACAGAATATACCGAATATATATGCGGATAAGGATGGAATTGAGCAGGTAGTATTAAACATACTAAGTAATGCAATCAAATATACTCCTAAACAGGGAGAAATATCTATAAAAGCATTTCAAAATATGAATAATATATATATAACGATTAAAGATAATGGCATTGGTATTCCAAAGGAAGACTTAAATAGAATATTTGAGAGATTCTATAGAGTTGATAAAGCTAGGTCTAGAGAAATGGGAGGAACAGGACTTGGTTTAGCTATCGCAAAACAAATTATACAAGCACATAAAGGCACCATAGAAATTGATAGTGAATATAATAAAGGAACAGAGGTAAAAATAATATTACTGGTAGAAGAAAATACAGCACAATAA
- the yycI gene encoding two-component system regulatory protein YycI → MNIVCVKLDGGRMNWSKAKNILIVAFIATNLFLLYEIFVESDENKDITISNEFINKVVEILDTKNISINCSIPKEKPSKSLLTVRYQVYNSQTSRNNLADKFLKNYVIINDYKNNALIYKDTGKTLTIKNNNEITYKNYENNKFEVTNFDKQELENICTEFLEEKEFSTDDYKLTNFSKQGDKYILQYTKFHEDILIEESYMIFEIGKNGIQTFKRKWLDIVKTKKSQIVIRSAPDVLLRLLSREDIYGKSIEDIDICYYFSSYKASSNYYQYAIEGDAVPAWRIQMKDGQVIVLEEY, encoded by the coding sequence ATGAACATAGTATGTGTTAAATTGGATGGTGGTAGAATGAATTGGTCAAAAGCAAAAAACATACTTATAGTAGCATTTATAGCAACTAATTTATTTCTATTATATGAAATTTTTGTTGAAAGTGATGAAAATAAAGATATTACAATAAGCAATGAATTCATAAATAAGGTTGTGGAGATTCTTGATACAAAGAATATATCAATAAATTGTTCAATTCCAAAAGAGAAACCATCTAAATCACTACTAACAGTAAGATATCAAGTATATAATTCACAAACAAGCAGAAATAATTTGGCAGATAAGTTTTTGAAGAATTATGTAATAATTAATGATTATAAAAATAATGCATTAATATATAAAGATACGGGTAAAACATTAACTATAAAAAATAACAATGAAATAACATATAAAAACTATGAAAATAATAAATTTGAAGTAACTAACTTTGACAAGCAAGAATTAGAAAATATATGTACTGAATTCCTTGAAGAAAAAGAATTCAGTACTGATGACTATAAACTAACTAATTTTTCAAAACAAGGTGATAAATACATTTTGCAATATACAAAGTTTCATGAAGATATATTAATTGAAGAATCATATATGATATTTGAAATAGGGAAAAATGGTATACAAACGTTTAAAAGAAAATGGTTAGATATTGTAAAAACAAAAAAAAGCCAAATTGTTATAAGGTCTGCTCCAGATGTATTACTAAGGCTACTATCTAGAGAAGATATATATGGAAAATCTATTGAGGACATAGATATTTGTTATTATTTTTCTTCATACAAGGCGTCTTCGAATTATTATCAATATGCTATAGAAGGAGATGCAGTACCTGCATGGAGAATACAAATGAAAGATGGCCAAGTAATAGTTTTAGAAGAATACTAA
- a CDS encoding UDP-N-acetylglucosamine 1-carboxyvinyltransferase — translation MNKLVIEGGIKLNGEVKVSGFKNAALPIISASLLAADKCVIENIPMIKDVYILKEIMESMGADVQLSNDGVMTIDTKNVENCITPYELAKQLRGSYYLAGAALGRFHKGEVTYPGGCDIGTRPIDQHIKGFESLGAEVKINHGIINCKAKELKGSKIYLDLVSVGATINIMLASVLAEGQTIIENAAKEPHIVDTANFLNSMGANIRGAGTDVIRINGVEKLHGCTYSVIPDQIEAGTYMMAAVATGGDVVVSNVIPKHLEAVIAKLREMGAEITEYDNSVRVNASKELKSINVKTLPYPGFPTDLQQPIAVLLSITKGTSIITESVFEGRFKYVDELKRMGANIKVDGRTAVIKGIDKLSGAKITATDLRAGAAFVIAGLIADGITEIDNVEHIDRGYQSMETKMKNLGAKITRI, via the coding sequence ATGAATAAATTAGTTATAGAAGGTGGAATAAAACTAAACGGAGAAGTCAAAGTTAGTGGGTTTAAAAACGCAGCACTTCCAATTATATCAGCATCACTATTAGCTGCAGATAAATGTGTAATAGAAAATATTCCTATGATTAAGGATGTATATATATTAAAAGAGATAATGGAGAGTATGGGCGCAGATGTTCAATTGAGTAATGATGGAGTTATGACAATAGACACCAAAAATGTAGAAAATTGCATTACTCCATATGAGTTGGCTAAGCAGTTAAGAGGATCATATTATTTAGCTGGAGCAGCATTAGGAAGATTCCATAAGGGAGAAGTAACATATCCTGGTGGATGTGATATAGGTACTAGACCTATAGATCAGCATATAAAAGGTTTTGAATCATTAGGAGCAGAAGTAAAAATAAATCATGGAATAATTAATTGTAAAGCCAAAGAGTTAAAGGGTTCAAAAATATATTTAGATTTAGTAAGCGTAGGAGCAACCATAAATATTATGCTTGCATCAGTATTGGCAGAGGGACAAACTATAATAGAAAATGCTGCAAAAGAGCCTCATATAGTTGATACTGCTAACTTTTTAAATTCTATGGGAGCGAATATTAGAGGAGCAGGTACAGATGTTATAAGAATAAATGGAGTTGAAAAATTGCATGGGTGTACATACAGTGTAATTCCAGACCAAATAGAAGCAGGAACTTATATGATGGCGGCTGTAGCAACAGGTGGAGATGTAGTTGTAAGTAATGTTATACCAAAACATTTAGAAGCCGTTATAGCAAAGCTTAGAGAAATGGGTGCAGAAATTACTGAGTATGATAATTCTGTAAGGGTAAACGCTTCAAAAGAGCTTAAAAGCATAAATGTGAAAACACTTCCTTATCCGGGATTCCCAACAGATTTGCAACAGCCAATAGCTGTATTATTGTCAATAACAAAAGGCACTAGTATAATTACTGAAAGCGTTTTTGAGGGAAGATTTAAGTATGTAGATGAGCTTAAACGGATGGGAGCAAATATAAAAGTAGATGGTAGAACAGCTGTTATTAAAGGAATAGATAAGCTAAGTGGCGCAAAAATAACAGCCACTGATTTAAGAGCTGGTGCTGCATTTGTTATAGCAGGGTTAATAGCTGATGGCATTACAGAAATAGATAATGTAGAACATATAGATAGAGGCTATCAGTCAATGGAAACTAAAATGAAAAACTTAGGAGCAAAAATTACAAGAATATAG
- a CDS encoding MBL fold metallo-hydrolase: MAFRFCSLASGSSGNCQYIETEKVRILIDAGMSGKKIQQALELIEVDPKTINYILVTHEHSDHTKGVGILSRRFNLPIYANTNTWESMKKDIGKVKEENILTFKTEEHFEIADLGIEPFGIYHDAIEPVGYCIHYKNSKISLLTDTGCVDENIKKKIGNSDLLLIESNHNIEMVKTGRYPWPLKKRILGDLGHLSNEAAGEIISDVYTDDMKVVLLAHLSQENNFPELAYTTVSNIITESGIDLQKDVKLDMTYRHKPSKVYTL; the protein is encoded by the coding sequence ATGGCGTTTAGATTTTGTTCATTAGCAAGTGGAAGCAGTGGAAATTGTCAATATATAGAAACGGAAAAAGTTAGAATTCTAATAGATGCAGGCATGAGTGGAAAAAAAATACAACAAGCATTAGAATTAATAGAAGTAGATCCAAAAACAATTAATTATATATTAGTAACGCACGAACATTCAGACCATACAAAAGGCGTAGGCATATTATCAAGAAGGTTTAATTTACCGATTTATGCAAATACTAATACATGGGAGAGTATGAAAAAAGATATTGGCAAAGTTAAAGAAGAAAACATCTTGACTTTTAAGACAGAGGAACATTTTGAGATAGCAGATTTAGGGATAGAACCCTTTGGAATATATCATGATGCTATAGAGCCAGTAGGATATTGCATACATTACAAAAACTCAAAGATAAGTTTATTGACTGATACAGGATGTGTAGACGAAAATATAAAAAAGAAAATAGGAAATTCAGATTTATTATTAATAGAATCAAACCATAACATAGAAATGGTTAAAACGGGAAGGTATCCATGGCCGCTTAAAAAAAGAATACTTGGAGATTTAGGGCATCTATCCAATGAAGCAGCAGGTGAAATTATATCAGATGTATATACTGATGATATGAAGGTTGTATTATTAGCGCACTTAAGTCAGGAAAACAACTTTCCAGAGCTTGCTTATACAACAGTGAGTAATATTATAACAGAATCAGGT